ATATTAAATAAAATAATTTATTTAATAAAATTATACagttcaagaatgaaaatttGACTAGAAGCGTAAATTTAGTAACCGACTATTGTGATTGTCTGCTGTGAGCCTCTATTATATAATTATGTAGATTTTTTTCGGTTTAAAAATACTGATCAAGAACCttttatttgaaaaagaggATTTCTTTGGTAAAGACTTGATTGACCAGATGTTTCCACTTTGATAGGTTCTGGACCATGATTTGTGGCGTTGTAACTTGTCGTGACATTAGTAGCTTGTGTCACCGTATTATTCATATTTTGCGTGGTTGTATTATTCATATTTTGCGTCACTGTACTATtcatattttgaacaaattccTTCTCCCGATCTTGGGCCTTACCAAAGGATTTAGCTAGCAGAAACGGATCTCTGGAAATGCTGGAACCGGTTTGCGACCACCCAGAAAGGTTAGGGGCCAATCCACAATACAATGCTAATGATGTCTCGTCAAATATTTCATTGGGCTTTTTAACATAATCGTAAGTGATACAGTCCTCTTCCTCTAAACAGCTTTGCATCGCTGGAATATAGCGATTACTGTATGGAGTCACTTCCATGGATCTGACGGCAGCTGAGAACTGACCATTTTCGATCATGTCTGGAGAATTTTCCCAGTCAATGAGGCCACCAGCCCAGTCAATAGTTCCTGGATGATTGTTCTCTGATCCGCCGGGCCAAAGTCCTACCTCGAGTCTCATTGGAGTCTCTGGGTATTTATAAATCTTTAGATTTTCATCCCAAgtctcttccttctctaAGGTTCTCACGATCTCTCCATCAACAGTCCAGTGAATTCTGTCTGCCGTCCAATCAATCCCGTAGTCATGATAGTTCGCCCAGGTGTCCGACGAAACGGtgatttctttcatcttGTTATAAATTAGCTCACCACGATAGTAGTAATTGGATTGCACTTTGTCCAGCTCACTACCTCTGAACTCCAAGTCAATCTCATCACCTGCTGCGGACATCACTACCACAGATGTGATCACGCCTTGGGATCTGGCTGTCTTTAAGCGCACAGAACTCTTACCGTAAAGGAAGGATTTTGTGGTGGCCAAGAGACATCCACTAGAGCGCTTGGGCATTTGAAGGACAACATCACCGGAATTTTCCTCAATTTTGACAGGTCCACTATAGGTGAAATCAATATTGTCCAACATGAAttgtacttcttcatcatcgccAGAAATCAAatatttgttgaaatgcAAGAATCCTCTGCTTTTCAACTGTTTTTCAttctcatcaccatcaaaaTATGACAAAGGACCAGCAAAATATTCGATATTGTTTGGAGGAACCAATGCAGGCATGGGGGCACAACTTGTTTCATTGTATGAAAATCTTGGATTGCATCCACCAAGGCAAATTGGACCTGTACCACACTGACCATAAGGTGAACAGCAAGGCCAAGCTTCAGGACATTTTTGTGACGATCCACACTTTATTGGTGTCTCTGGCCGGTAAAATTCGCCTTGAGCTAATGCCTTAAAGGtcaaaaaattcagaaTCAAAAAAGCAGTTAATTTGCCCTGCATTTGATTGCTTTTAGTTCTAATATTATGATGGATCTCTAACTCTTGCATAAATAGTAATTAGATTTAATGACACTCTCAATGACACAATATGTACAAAGCGCGATCagaaaaataaaataaCCATCAGacaaaaagttcaaacaaattcaaataaagtcatttttcaatgattaGTGGCCCGAATCTCTTGCTATTCTAGTCGAGAGGGGCCTTCAGTTACTTCTTGCCTcgaatttcaaagctgtTCACTCAACTATCCTGgccttcttctcatcaaatttcagcaACCCTTTTGATTCTTTTAATTTGTTCTGGACCATGTAAAGCAAGTGATACAGCATAAACAACACTGGGGTGGAGACAccatttttctttgcaattcttaAGGGGTTGCCCAAAATCGTTTCCAGctccatcaattgaccGTTCAAAAAGTCAACACACATTGATGGTTTGAACATTAAATCTTTGGAGATGTTGCAGAAAAAATCTAAATCCTTTTCGTTCAATGTAATTCCCTCGCTAGCTGCGATGGCGATAATCTCTCTCATCCCAGGTCTGAAGATATTTTCCTCTGTACCGACCTTATCGACGCCAAACTGCAAACAACGAGGTACATCCATGCCAACCAGCGCTGTTGTGGTATTGATCACCGCATTGTACATCAGTTTTCTCCATCTGGCATAACGGACTTCGGAGTCGAACGTTACACGATTGTGGCCCTCGTTATTGTAGAGATCGATGAAAACGTATGCTGCAGCTATAGCTCTATCATCCTTAGGGTCAAAAGGACCGACTGATAAGTGATCTTTTCCTACTTGCTCGATGACCCCCTTGCCGATTTTAGTAGAAccgatcaattgaatccCAGAGAGTACTACTAAGTTGTAATCGTGGCTATCGTATGCCTTGTGGATatctttctcaatatcAAGTCCATTTTGAACCAACAAGACGTTTGTCTGTCTGCTCGAATTCAACCTGTGATTGGACTCGATGACTGGCCTAATAACTTCGGGGACCGTAGAGCCAACGGGTCCATCTGGGATATTTTTTGTAGTAACAACAACGAAATCATAGAACTTTCCATCGTTGGATGCACCTTCCACACTTTTAACTAAATTGTGAGGCTTCCAAcccatcaattgaccataATCACATGAAGATATACTGTAACCATGCTCCTTCACATGCTCGTAGTCGGATCTCACAACTAAAGATACATGACTGCGGCCTCGATGGCACAACGAAACAGCCGTTATCACACCAACTCCACCAGCACCAATTACAATTACATTCGGTAACGATTTCTCGCTCATTTTGGTCATTCAGCACCCTTCTGAAACCACCTAACCTCCGTTGAATGCTTGAAATGCGAAACCCTGAAAGTTTAATATCGAAGCCTCGAGGCTTCTAATATGAGCAAGAAGTGCACCTTTCttagaaaaaaaaaaaacgTACGACGCAGATCAATGAGATGAGCTAATTGAGCCATCAGAGTTCTCGAAGAGCCTAAACagaactcttcaatgctCATTAGTCTTGTTCGGCCGATACTTGATTAGATTCGAGATCTAAATATATAAGTCTGGGGGAGGAATTGAGTTTTCTGGATCCATACTGTGTAGGAAGAGCGAGCCACTGGGtgtgatgaaattggcaTATTTAATCTCGTTGGTCCTAACAGTTTTACCCTTTTGTCACTCACTGGTGCTTGTGGATTCGACTCTGGCATCTGCTTGTATTTATTATGAGTTGCAATATGATTGGGGATGTAAGTCGCATAGTAACGGTATGAAAGCTTACGCCTGTCGTTGTGCCAATATCAATTGGTTGGGGACTGTTACAAACTGTATCAAGAACAATTCGGACTCAAAAAGGCTGATAGACCATGCGCTAAgacatctttcaactcGTTGCTTGCAGAAAGGTAATTTTCATTATACTGTGGATGATCTGTACAGATTCGCAGAGAATGGAACTCACTACATGAGAGATCCTACCGAGCAGGATAGAACAGTCACGGTCAACACTACGTTAAATGTCAACCAAACAGATTACGATTGGTATTAcaaaaagttcaaggaCTACACTTTCTCTGTGGAAAGATCCCAATGGTTCGGGTGGGGGTTGGTCTTCTATTGGGCAGCGATCATTGGGTTTGCCACATTCTTTaacatttgcaaaaggGTGCTTGGCCATCCATTTGTCAATAATCgcttgaagaaacatctTGTCCTACCTTCAACCTTTAGAGATTATCGTGAAAGAACTTACCTGCTCTGTAACGTTTTGCCACTAAACTTCCAAACTCGTCTCAATGGACTTGTAGTTGCCGTGTTCCTCATTCTCACCATTATTTCTTGTGGTGTCGGATATGAGTTAACTTTGCCACATCCATATTTGACGACAAGATGGTATGCTAATTTGACATTGGTCAGTTATAGAACTGATTTATTGTCTATCTCTCTTTTCCCCGTCATTTACATGTTTGGAATCAGAAATAACCCGCTGATTTACATCTCTGGTATCTCATTTTCAACTTTCCAGTTTTATCACAGATGGTGTGCATATACATGTGTTGTGCTATTGTTTATCCATTCCATTATTTGGACGGTTTATGCAATACATGGTGGTGGTGGTTATAAAGTATGGGCCATGGATTCATATTGGAATTGGGGGATTGCGGCTACAACTCTTAGTGTTTTACTAGTTTTCCACAGTGAAAAGCTCATTAGAGACCTCGCATACGAAGTGTTTTTGGTGATGCATCAATTCATGAACATAGCATTCATCATTGCCATGTATTATCATTGCGTCGATTTGGGCTGGTTAGGCTGGATTTGGGCCATGGCGGGTATTCTATGCTTCGACAGGTTCATGAGAATCTTGAGGATTGTGATAAGTGGTGGTGTTCATACGGCTACTTTGACTGATTGTGGCAACAGATCAGTTATTaaaatggtgatgaagaaaccaaaataCTTCAAGTACGTTGCTGGGTCTCATGCTTTCATCTATTTCTTAAGCCCAACGGATTCGTGGTATTACTTCTTCCAGTCACATCCCTTCACTATCCTTACtgatccagaagaagatgaaaagaatcCTGATCATTTGgtcttcctcttcaaagCCAATAAAAGTGTAACTAAAGCAATGCTCaagaaaatcttgaaaagtgGTAAACCAACGGTCACTTGCAAGGTTCTGTTGGAGGGTCCTTATGGTGTCACTCTGCCTAAGAGAGTGAAAGACAACAGAAAAGTGGTTGCAGTTAGTGCAGGTCAAGGTGTGTGCGCAGTTTATCCACATTTGAGACAAATTCTGAGTTCTAATCAAACTGGTGAGTTCAGACATAAGCTTGTTTGGATCATTAACGACTTGAGCTCTCTTGATTGGTTTGGTCTAGAAATTAAATGGCTGAGAGATAGACAATGCGATGTCACCATTCTTTACACAAAGGCCGACGATAGAGACTTGGAGTCCTCATCTTTGGAATCGGAAGTGAAAGAATCTAAGCACGGGGTCAAGAGATTATACTGCCGTCCCAACCTACAGAAATTGATCAGCTCCGAAGTTGAACAAGCATCAAAAGAATCTGTTGATCTGACTATTTTGAGCTGTGGTCCTGCTTCATTCAACGATGACCTTCGTCACTCTGTGGTTAGTAGCATGAATTGTGACTTGAAGATTAGTGTTGACctcgaagaagagagtTTCACCTGGTAAAAGCACACTTGTAATTAGTTAATTAATACACAAATCTTTGCATCATTCATTGTCGCTATCATCCTCAAGTTCCTGGCAGCGCAATAATTCCTGCCATTTTTCACTTAGCTCTTTGATTGCCTCGGGATTTAAACTGGCTTCTAGGACATCCTTGGGTACATGATTCTCTGAGTGTTCTTTTGTCGCGAATCTTGCTACATTATTCTCTGGTACAATTCTAAGTTCATAGTCCTCATTTTCGTTTACTTCTTTGGTCAGAAGTTCATTCCAAGAGAACATCAATGCATCCGTTTTCCTGGAGAAAGGGTTCACGTCTATTAGAAATAACTTGTTGTACGGTCTTGGAATGTAAATATCAATCACACAAGATTTCTCAGAAAACTTGGTAAGAAAAGTGTCATAAACAAATTCATCTATtgtatctttgaaatcatcaactAATGGTTCGAGAAAAGTATAGTAATTGAGATCTCGCTGTGTCGCCCCAAGCACCTTACCGTTTCTGATGAATACTCTGAACTCGAGGGCAGGGTTAATATCAAACCATTGTCTCAAGACCAGCTCGTATTCAGGTCTCCTGTCATCTGTTGTAAAGTCCTCACATCCCTCAAATGcatgttgaagatcatGCATGATATAGTTGGAAGCATTGAGCAGTAAATACACCTCATTGATTTCTGTACATTTCATCGTATTATTGGGAAGCATCCAAGTGGCATCTCTTGGAGCAGACCAGTTGAGTTTTGGAGCCACAGACCCAAGATCATTAATTGCAAGACTTATCTCCTCATGTAGTTTAGGGAAGTCTTTGATCGGATCCACACGTACAACTTTTGTATCATCTACcccatcatcatcttcccAATCACTGTATTCATTATCCTCATTTCTAGCAATTTCACTTGTATAAGTCGACTTTTCCTGGTCAAAATCGGGCAACTTAATCCCATCTTGCTCCAAATACTTTATAAACTCACGAGGAAGAGGTTTGATAACCCTTGATTTGGGAACCTGCCCCGGGAATAGTTTACTCCAGTTTGAGAACCTACACCGTTCCACatgctctttcttcaccaaaaGTGGCTCTAAAGGAGTGTACTTCTCACCCATCGATCAATCACACCGTCTCAGAACCTACCTCGGCACTTTATAGGTCTCTTAACACAGCTTAAAGCCTGTTCTCTTACTAAATACATCGTCAACCGTCGCTTCCAACGattcagctcatcgctttcttAATTCacattttttttcactttgcCACctattgaaattgaaaaatcaccaAAGGCAAACAAATAGCCACTTTTAGGCTGTTTGGAGGTAAGTCAATAGGAGTATCAATTGGCTTGATTATTGATCACTAGAAATGGCTGCCAAGATCTCTTCGAACGCTACTTTTCAAACGAGGGAAAAACCTCAAGAGGTGCGTAAAGCCAATATAATTGCGGCTCGTGCTGTTGCAGATGCTATCCGTACTTCATTGGGACCAAAAGGTATGGATAAGATGATTAAAACTTCTAGGGGTGAAATTATCATCTCCAATGATGGTCATACTATTTTGAAACAGATGGCTATCTTACATCCTGTCGCGAAAATGCTGGTGGAAGTCTCTGCCGCACAGGATTCTGAAGCTGGTGATGGGACAACTTCTGTGGTTATCCTTACTGGTGCTCTTTTGGGTGCAGCTGAGAGATTACTCGGGAAAGGTATTCATCCTACTATAATTGCAGAATCTTTCCAGAGCGCTGCACAAAAATCTGTCGAAATTCTTTTGGAGATGTCTCACAAGGTTTCCTTGGAAGATAAGGACGATTTGGTGAGAGCTGCATCTACTTCGTTGAGTTCTAAGATCGTTTCCCAATTCTCTAGCTTTTTGGCTCCTTTGGCCGTCGATTCTGTGCTGAAGATCTCCGATGAAAAATCCAAGACTGTAGATTTAAATGATATTCGTTTGATTAAGAAAGTTGGTGGAACTATCGACGATACCGCCATGGTAGATGGGGTTGTTTTGACGCAAAATGTGATTAAGAGTGCGGGAGGTCCTACTAGAGTGGAGAAAGCTAGAATAGGTTTAgttcaattccaaatttctcCCCCAAAACCAGATACTGAGAACAACATTGTTGTAAGTGATTATAGACAAATGGATAAGATCTTGAAGGAGGAAAGAGCATACTTGTTGAACATTTGTaagaagataaagaagaGCAAATGTAACGTTCTATTGATACAAAAGTCGATTTTGAGAGATGCAGTCAATGAGCTGGCACTACACTTCCTAGCCAAACTAAATATCATGGTCATCAAGGATATTGAGAgggaagaaattgagttCTTGTCGAAGAGTTTGGGCTGTAAGCCAATCTCTGATATTGAACTATTTACTGAGGATAGGTTAGGTTCAGCGGACTTGGTCGAGGAAATCGAAAGTGACGGCTCTAAAATCGTAGAGTTTACAGGTGTGAAAAGCGATAAAGCTAAGCCAACTGTCTCTGTGATCATCCGTGGCGCTAACCAAATGATTCTAGACGAAACTGAGCGTTCTTTGCATGATGCTCTATGTGTCATTCGTTGTCTGGTTAAGCAAAGAGGGTTGATTGCTGGTGGTGGTGCCCCAGAGATTGAGATTTCTCGTAGATTGACCAAAGAGTCGCGTGCCATGGAAGGCGTTGAAGCATTCATTTGGCAAGAGTTTGCCCAGGCGTTGGAAGTCATTCCAACTACGCTAGCCGAGAATGCTGGTCTAAACAGTATCAAAGTGGTCACAGAACTGCGTTCGAGACATGAAGGAGGTGAAGTGAATGATGGTATTTCCGTGAGGCGTTCAGGTACCGCTAACACATTCGAGGAGCATATTCTACAACCAGTACTAGTCAGTACAAGTGCCATAACGCTTGCATCAGAATGTGTAAAATCGATATTACGTATCGATGATATTTGCTTTAGTCGTTAATATAACATAATATACTACTGAATACCTGTAAAGAATAGATTAAGTTTGGCAATAGAATATTAACATGATATGCATAAATTGGTTCGTTTCAATGATATATAAAATTGTGGTTTATTTCTTGAGGAATTTCACTGCGTCTTTACTAAAGACGTATGAACTACCGCTGAGCACAGTAGTTGCCGCCACGAAGTAACCCATCCAAGAGAAGTACTGTGAGAGCTTATTGAAAGAACCGGTCTTCtcctcatcctctttcttcgactcctcattgttgaagatcaacATTATGACACCAAATCCTAGATATATCATCTGAAAGAAAGTGTTATATTTTGAGATCTGCGTGGGCTTAACTTCGGCACTCGgataatgaaagaaatcCCAGTATGAACTCCAGGATATAGTTGAATATTTCTGTCTCATAGATGCATAACGGAAGTATAGGGCACTTATTCCCAGTAAGACGTCTCTCCCCAATATCAGTCCGGCTATAGGAAGAGGAATCAATTGTGGACCCGGTGGAAACGCTAACGAGATAGTAGTTGCTATCATAAGTAGTTTATCAGCAAGAGGGTCCAGGATCGTTCCTGCCACAGACTTTAGCTTGTATTTTCTCGCTATGTAACCATCCAGGAAGTCAGTCACACATGAATAGGCAAACAGTCCCAGCGCCGGAGTGAGATTATTAGTCAGGATGTAATGACAAATAAATGGTGTACACCCTATTCTGGTCATAGTAAGGATATTGGGGAGTGTAAAGACAGAAGTCTTTAAAGTAGTTTGCTTAATATCACTGGTAATCCCTCTTACATGCAATCGACATGTTATTCGGCTGGCACCAAAACGAGGATATCTGAGAAGCAGAGTGGGCTTCAGCACCGAGCTGGCCCTAGGCGTTAATAATAGCATCGATCAATTCTATTATCGAAGGTCAATTAGTTGTATCTCTTTTTTAGGCTAGCAGTGCAGTCAGTATAAGAGATTAGCACTTTTTCTAATTTGTAGATATCccattgaaatttcaaaattggtcGAATCAAAGAATAGTGGCCCACCTCTCCTTAGGAACCACATAATATCACTGCTTTATTGTTCTGCTCAGGAACCCATCTGATATCTCATCAAGGCATCTTTATCCACTCTGTCTCAACTCAAGTGCTTCTCGTCAAAGTAAGAAATTACGCTCTGGAAAGACAGGTATTTGCAgagaaattgttgaatgGCTCCATCCTCTCGCTTACTAAGACTcgatttgcaagaatttGGCTTGCTAGAACATTATCCATTCGATATCAAACCTCATTCACTCGCAGTACAACAAAAATGAACGTCTTGGTTTACAATGGTCCCGGTACCACACCTGGCTCAGTTAAACATACAACCGAGACGCTAAGACATTTTCTCGAGCCATATTACGCTGTGAGTACTGTTTCTGCCAAGGCTTTGCAGACTGAGCCATGGATGTCAAAGGCATCTGCACTTGTCTTCCCTGGAGGTGCAGATCTTCCATATGTGAAGGAATGCAAGACTGCTATCCCAAAGATAAAGGATTTTGTTCGTAGGCAAGGCGGTCTGTTCATTGGATTCTGTGCTGGCGGTTACTTTGGCTCTGGCCGTGTCGAATTCTCACAGGGCAATTTAGAAATGGAAGTTACTGGTAATAGAGAACTGAAATTCTTCCCTGGGATTGCCCGCGGTCCAGCTTATGATGGATTCAAGTATAACAGTGAAGATGGTGCAAAGGCTGCTCCCTTAGTTCTGCCGGACGGAACTGAATTTGCAACTTACTTCAATGGAGGTTCGCTTTTTGTCGATGCGGATCATTACGATAACGTTGAAGTATTGGCTCGTTACAAGGAGCCTACAGATGTTCGTTATCAAGACTCTTCCTCAGGGACTGATAGAGTGGGTCCAGCGGCTGTGGTTCTATGCTCAGAGGGGAAGGGAAAGGCACTGCTGACAGGTCCTCATCCTGAGTTTATTCCACGGTTGCTGTCGAAATCTGATGACAAGCATTTTCTTTCGAGAGTGGTCAATGTTCTGATTGAAAATGAGGAGCAAAGATTGAGGTTCCTCAAAGATATTTTTACCAAGGCAGGGCTCAACTGTAACAATGAATTTGCCAATGTAAGGGCTCCTAACTTGACACCACTATTAGTATCGGCATCGGAAACCCGCCAACAACTGGTGAAgaattttcaagataacCTTTTTACCATCACTTCAGATCCTACAAAATTCGATGATTGTGTTGAGATTGATGGAGGTAATGACAAAGTTCGGTTGTATGAAGGGTTTAAACAGCCGTACTATAAAGCGGCAGATTTCTTGCGCCACGGTGAGCCAGACGAAATTCCCAAGACTATAATTTTCCCTGGTGAGGGCGAGCTTTTTCCAGATTCGACCTTGACCTCGAACTACGACATTGCCAAGTACTTCAAATACTTGAACCCGGACAATACGGTAGGGAGCATGTTGATGTATGGAGAAGTCGTTACCTCGACTAGTTCCTTTCTAAATGAAAACAAAAATGTCTTATCATCCATCCCTGATAGTTCAATGCTGCATGTCGGAACAATACAAGTATCAGGTCGCGGGAGAGGTGGAAACGTTTGGGTTAATCCAAAGGGTGTTTCTGCTTGTACGGCTGTTATTTCATTGCCTTCACGCTCACCGAGGACCAATAAACCGGTCTCAATTGTCTTTGTACAGTATTTGTCGATGCTTGCATATTGCCAGGCAATCACCAGTTATGGACCTGGGTATGAAGACTTGCCAGTTAGAATTAAATGGCCAAATGATCTTTATGCTTTGAGTCCTAAATACTATCAGAACAATAAGCTTTCACTGGTTGGGAAAGCGTTGGGACAAGGTTCAGAATCACAAATAGTACCAATAACAGACATAGAGCCCGCGtacttgaagatttctgGTTTATTGGTGAACtctaatttcttcaacgacaAATTTACCCTATTGCTTGGATGTGGTTTAAATGTTAGTCATGATGGGCCAACAACTTCTCTCAACAGTTGGATAAACATTCTTAACCGAGAGCGGGAAGCGGCACGCCTAGACCGTTTGGCACCAAtagaagttgaaaagttaCATGCTTTATACATGAACCgtcttgaaattcttaTTAGAGCCTTTGTGGACACTGGAGCAGCCTCTATACTCCCAGAATACTACCGTTTGTGGTTGCATAGTAATCAAATTGTTacattgaaagatcatcaaaatgCTAGAGCTAAAATTACTGGTATTACTGAGGATTATGGTCTTTTGATAGCCAAGGAGCTGCAATCCG
The window above is part of the Torulaspora delbrueckii CBS 1146 chromosome 3, complete genome genome. Proteins encoded here:
- the CRR1 gene encoding putative glycosylase (similar to Saccharomyces cerevisiae CRR1 (YLR213C); ancestral locus Anc_7.321); translated protein: MQGKLTAFLILNFLTFKALAQGEFYRPETPIKCGSSQKCPEAWPCCSPYGQCGTGPICLGGCNPRFSYNETSCAPMPALVPPNNIEYFAGPLSYFDGDENEKQLKSRGFLHFNKYLISGDDEEVQFMLDNIDFTYSGPVKIEENSGDVVLQMPKRSSGCLLATTKSFLYGKSSVRLKTARSQGVITSVVVMSAAGDEIDLEFRGSELDKVQSNYYYRGELIYNKMKEITVSSDTWANYHDYGIDWTADRIHWTVDGEIVRTLEKEETWDENLKIYKYPETPMRLEVGLWPGGSENNHPGTIDWAGGLIDWENSPDMIENGQFSAAVRSMEVTPYSNRYIPAMQSCLEEEDCITYDYVKKPNEIFDETSLALYCGLAPNLSGWSQTGSSISRDPFLLAKSFGKAQDREKEFVQNMNSTVTQNMNNTTTQNMNNTVTQATNVTTSYNATNHGPEPIKVETSGQSSLYQRNPLFQIKGS
- the TDEL0C02260 gene encoding uncharacterized protein (similar to Saccharomyces cerevisiae YDL144C; ancestral locus Anc_7.320); protein product: MSEKSLPNVIVIGAGGVGVITAVSLCHRGRSHVSLVVRSDYEHVKEHGYSISSCDYGQLMGWKPHNLVKSVEGASNDGKFYDFVVVTTKNIPDGPVGSTVPEVIRPVIESNHRLNSSRQTNVLLVQNGLDIEKDIHKAYDSHDYNLVVLSGIQLIGSTKIGKGVIEQVGKDHLSVGPFDPKDDRAIAAAYVFIDLYNNEGHNRVTFDSEVRYARWRKLMYNAVINTTTALVGMDVPRCLQFGVDKVGTEENIFRPGMREIIAIAASEGITLNEKDLDFFCNISKDLMFKPSMCVDFLNGQLMELETILGNPLRIAKKNGVSTPVLFMLYHLLYMVQNKLKESKGLLKFDEKKARIVE
- the FRE1 gene encoding ferric/cupric-chelate reductase (similar to Saccharomyces cerevisiae FRE1 (YLR214W); ancestral locus Anc_7.319), with the translated sequence MKLAYLISLVLTVLPFCHSLVLVDSTLASACIYYELQYDWGCKSHSNGMKAYACRCANINWLGTVTNCIKNNSDSKRLIDHALRHLSTRCLQKGNFHYTVDDLYRFAENGTHYMRDPTEQDRTVTVNTTLNVNQTDYDWYYKKFKDYTFSVERSQWFGWGLVFYWAAIIGFATFFNICKRVLGHPFVNNRLKKHLVLPSTFRDYRERTYLLCNVLPLNFQTRLNGLVVAVFLILTIISCGVGYELTLPHPYLTTRWYANLTLVSYRTDLLSISLFPVIYMFGIRNNPLIYISGISFSTFQFYHRWCAYTCVVLLFIHSIIWTVYAIHGGGGYKVWAMDSYWNWGIAATTLSVLLVFHSEKLIRDLAYEVFLVMHQFMNIAFIIAMYYHCVDLGWLGWIWAMAGILCFDRFMRILRIVISGGVHTATLTDCGNRSVIKMVMKKPKYFKYVAGSHAFIYFLSPTDSWYYFFQSHPFTILTDPEEDEKNPDHLVFLFKANKSVTKAMLKKILKSGKPTVTCKVLLEGPYGVTLPKRVKDNRKVVAVSAGQGVCAVYPHLRQILSSNQTGEFRHKLVWIINDLSSLDWFGLEIKWLRDRQCDVTILYTKADDRDLESSSLESEVKESKHGVKRLYCRPNLQKLISSEVEQASKESVDLTILSCGPASFNDDLRHSVVSSMNCDLKISVDLEEESFTW
- the CDC123 gene encoding cell proliferation protein CDC123 (similar to Saccharomyces cerevisiae CDC123 (YLR215C); ancestral locus Anc_7.318) produces the protein MGEKYTPLEPLLVKKEHVERCRFSNWSKLFPGQVPKSRVIKPLPREFIKYLEQDGIKLPDFDQEKSTYTSEIARNEDNEYSDWEDDDGVDDTKVVRVDPIKDFPKLHEEISLAINDLGSVAPKLNWSAPRDATWMLPNNTMKCTEINEVYLLLNASNYIMHDLQHAFEGCEDFTTDDRRPEYELVLRQWFDINPALEFRVFIRNGKVLGATQRDLNYYTFLEPLVDDFKDTIDEFVYDTFLTKFSEKSCVIDIYIPRPYNKLFLIDVNPFSRKTDALMFSWNELLTKEVNENEDYELRIVPENNVARFATKEHSENHVPKDVLEASLNPEAIKELSEKWQELLRCQELEDDSDNE
- the CCT4 gene encoding chaperonin-containing T-complex subunit CCT4 (similar to Saccharomyces cerevisiae CCT4 (YDL143W); ancestral locus Anc_7.317), which translates into the protein MAAKISSNATFQTREKPQEVRKANIIAARAVADAIRTSLGPKGMDKMIKTSRGEIIISNDGHTILKQMAILHPVAKMLVEVSAAQDSEAGDGTTSVVILTGALLGAAERLLGKGIHPTIIAESFQSAAQKSVEILLEMSHKVSLEDKDDLVRAASTSLSSKIVSQFSSFLAPLAVDSVLKISDEKSKTVDLNDIRLIKKVGGTIDDTAMVDGVVLTQNVIKSAGGPTRVEKARIGLVQFQISPPKPDTENNIVVSDYRQMDKILKEERAYLLNICKKIKKSKCNVLLIQKSILRDAVNELALHFLAKLNIMVIKDIEREEIEFLSKSLGCKPISDIELFTEDRLGSADLVEEIESDGSKIVEFTGVKSDKAKPTVSVIIRGANQMILDETERSLHDALCVIRCLVKQRGLIAGGGAPEIEISRRLTKESRAMEGVEAFIWQEFAQALEVIPTTLAENAGLNSIKVVTELRSRHEGGEVNDGISVRRSGTANTFEEHILQPVLVSTSAITLASECVKSILRIDDICFSR
- the CRD1 gene encoding cardiolipin synthase (similar to Saccharomyces cerevisiae CRD1 (YDL142C); ancestral locus Anc_7.316), translated to MLLLTPRASSVLKPTLLLRYPRFGASRITCRLHVRGITSDIKQTTLKTSVFTLPNILTMTRIGCTPFICHYILTNNLTPALGLFAYSCVTDFLDGYIARKYKLKSVAGTILDPLADKLLMIATTISLAFPPGPQLIPLPIAGLILGRDVLLGISALYFRYASMRQKYSTISWSSYWDFFHYPSAEVKPTQISKYNTFFQMIYLGFGVIMLIFNNEESKKEDEEKTGSFNKLSQYFSWMGYFVAATTVLSGSSYVFSKDAVKFLKK